From Onychostoma macrolepis isolate SWU-2019 chromosome 05, ASM1243209v1, whole genome shotgun sequence, one genomic window encodes:
- the LOC131540142 gene encoding centrosome-associated protein 350 isoform X3, whose translation MKKQNLHLGSPETEHSTYISAWRNAQGLVKLILNSPCSAVSQAERVSIKDQRDWSNKKASQQLVVLNAQTNSSNQMKKDENSSKKHPSPLRSQAQVLYSPASGKTFISHAASSYPVKAVPLANRNHCSQNSTSEVFAKNCDIAKTTEPLVAGKENESQMKSNRQPRHNIQELREYMHHQAVERRRKVLQMRKEAQREDERKQRNMHEVIKKQRQVLHRAKREQQQEYKNRGSSEEKKRCAHVADTTEEQLSVFPRQNQSVTVAEQVDQGSGTLGEAGSPVSAADAKWAQNALATHRHREEALRKTISALDTHMADEAAWLRITDHKVALRQSQPAGQGICGAKSRETLSDHVSLDTDKETNHRQERVSIKKEIKDEKYGVDMGLCAADCRPQIDQTEKGQEEQSDSSESTDSTSKWSELSELYSQRLLSHLSLAQSQQFLREEELRARQYSALFRLREKALWEKTQAELDWLEHSVNHGTAQDDILAFTELKQKQEEVIHRFQQEQAEIHYWRNMYRSGRHQRRLLLHHQRDILHIKQSAIRLRQALQIQTLPNKNGITKPENTSSYMEEEGVMQPGIKPDTRSTDKAPREEGSLLGKAGLRRLLSSDEVWTLGRKRNQVEFVPAEQDILQVAESNNPPASPSHRYSRQNQASLHLISPERISKTEGGSTSCQRDSVKALKSGPEVNEQDTQKKVQGLYEDTCTLKRERLQHPSEVPMKPVLNIHHFTLNREPHSDSLRAPIVSSLSSDKKDDLRLDPKKSHLKPKEQEDIKTTNVVHGSTTADTTALNVQNNQRLHSVLTLNNNHNICDQDAEGQWKSSLSYSKTDKTNEFPEQKPQACTNETVTDNPLIENLILEAVSVEIRKAEDSPSCDVSLSEIDEKSEAVSFHSEALAWSEEERDCLDEEKIEAAQASSCSLVFAEKYTVVPDDSHPYLNNKQEGRCTPPCYERQATVESTLSEILSPVDEVLSYGSAELPPSVKGGAASGLDSYGCPPPPPPAFEIITWTSEEELPAPPDSVDDLSINSENLPPLPVDFSLKRKESQSLDSNSLREKEVNDDTNGALCEDAEENDCSEYTGSLPEDARNEFSDPLSSFQIGDRVLVCNSRPGVLKYKGLTVFANGFWAGVALDTPNGNHNGTFRGVKYFSCNKSHGVLVRAEDIAHIHREHSSDVETGVDEDPFSDEEQPRAKRDKQQKDTSSADGQRGHQLSQYPPRDETIPTNSTRTRQKEPQEDMSDGARNLSHAFEMPSTRTDFELHHNELHQNRHHEDAKLTEELDKDGVHCAQDNRKRQRIKALHDNHSTDTEVRKGEDGHFMPCVLDQWHQAQPDTPPKIKVPPHEDSIVYRLVDAAVEILCGQANEDTLDLYETPSYLLDDDSRKRYRKVIFQLTSDVLHEIWGDLLRTKQSAQNIDDQSVISALRSSQISVTFLKAAVRKEIQKILNLERSEQQMTEMLQKLCKYWYAKRDRVDFILIQELHNEERPWLDYSADQYTVKMHLTEEIFSLLLDDTILALNRMHFST comes from the exons ATGAAGAAGCaaaatctacatcttggatcgcctgaga CAGAGCATTCTACGTACATATCCGCCTGGAGGAATGCCCAAGGGCTTGTGAAACTAATTTTGAACTCACCTTGCAGTGCTGTTTCGCAGGCTGAAAGAGTCAGCATTAAGG ATCAGAGAGACTGGTCAAACAAGAAGGCTTCTCAACAATTAGTTGTTTTGAATGCTCAAACAAATAGTTCAAACCAAATGAAAAAGGATGAGAATTCATCTAAGAAGCATCCCAGCCCCTTGAGATCTCAAGCTCAAGTCTTGTATTCTCCAGCATCTGGAAAGACTTTCATAAGCCATGCAGCTTCTTCATACCCGGTCAAAGCAGTTCCATTGGCAAACAGAAATCATTGCTCTCAAAATTCCACCTCAGAAGTATTTGCTAAAAACTGCGACATTGCAAAGACAACAGAACCACTAGTTGCAGGTAAAGAAAATGAAAGCCAAATGAAATCAAACAGGCAGCCTAGACATAATATCCAAGAGCTGCGGGAATATATGCATCACCAGGCCGTTGAGAGAAGGAGAAAGGTGCTGCAAATGAGGAAAGAAGCACAGCGAGAGGACGAGAGGAAGCAAAGGAATATGCATGAAGTAATTAAGAAGCAAAGGCAAGTGCTCCACAGGGCCAAGAGAGAACAGCAACAGGAGTACAAG AACAGAGGCAGTTCCGAGGAGAAGAAGAGATGTGCTCATGTAGCTGACACAACTGAAGAACAATTGTCTGTCTTTCCTAGACAGAACCAAAGTGTGACAGT AGCTGAGCAGGTGGATCAGGGCTCAGGCACACTGGGTGAAGCTGGCAGTCCTGTGAGTGCAGCTGATGCAAAGTGGGCTCAAAACGCTCTGGCAactcacagacacagagaggAGGCTCTCAGGAAGACAATCAGTGCTCTAGATACACACATGGCCGATGAGGCAGCCTGGCTGCGAATCACAGACCACAAAGTGGCTCTAAGACAGTCACAACCCGCTGGACAGGGCATCTGTGGAGCCAAATCAAGGGAAACTTTGTCTGACCATGTATCTCTGGATACAGACAAAGAGACAAACCACAGACAAGAAAGAGTGtcaattaaaaaagaaattaaagatgaaaaataTGGAGTGG ataTGGGACTGTGTGCTGCAGATTGTAGACCACAGATTGACCAGACAGAAAAAGGACAGGAGGAGCAAAGTGACAGCAGTGAGAGCACTGACTCCACAAGCAAG TGGAGTGAGCTGAGCGAGTTGTACAGCCAGCGCCTCCTCAGTCACCTCTCCCTGGCCCAGAGCCAGCAGTTCCTGAGGGAAGAGGAGCTGAGGGCACGCCAGTACAGCGCACTCTTCAGGCTCAGGGAGAAAGCGCTCTGGGAGAAGACCCAAGCTGAGCTTGACTGGTTGGAGCATAGCGTAAA TCATGGAACAGCACAAGATGATATACTTGCTTTCACGGAACTCAAGCAGAAGCAGGAGGAAGTAATTCACAGATTCCAACAAGAGCAG GCAGAGATCCACTATTGGCGAAACATGTACAGATCAGGCCGGCACCAGAGACGGTTGCTTCTCCACCATCAGAGAGACATTCTTCATATCAAACAGTCAGCTATTCGCTTAAGACAAGCGCTGCAAATACAGACTCTGCCAAATAAGAATGGAATCACCAAGCCAGAGAACACTTCCAGTTATATG GAGGAAGAAGGTGTTATGCAACCTGGGATTAAGCCAGATACTAGAAGCACAGATAAAGCACCAAGAGAGGAAGGGAG CTTGTTGGGTAAGGCAGGTTTGAGGAGGCTGTTGTCATCAGATGAAGTGTGGACTTTAGGAAGGAAGAGGAACCAAGTGGAATTCGTCCCGGCCGAGCAGGATATTCTGCAAGTCGCAGAATCAAACAATCCTCCAGCCAGTCCCTCTCACAGGTACAGCCGACAGAACCAGGCTTCTCTTCACCTTATCAGTCCAGAAAGAATCAGCAAGACTGAAGGTGGAAGCACTTCATGTCAGCGTGACTCTGTGAAGGCTCTGAAATCAGGACCTGAAGTTAATG AACAAGACACTCAGAAGAAGGTACAAGGGCTTTACGAGGACACCTGCACACTCAAGAGAGAAAGACTGCAACATCCATCTGAAGTGCCAATGAAGCCGGTTTTAAATATCCATCATTTCACACTCAACCGTGAGCCTCACTCAGATTCACTCCGAGCCCCAATAGTGTCCAGTTTGTCATCTGACAAAAAAGATGATCTCCGATTGGACCCTAAGAAGAGCCATCTTAAACCCAAGGAGCAAGAAGACATAAAGACGACAAACGTGGTCCATGGCAGCACAACAGCAGATACCACAGCTCTAAATGTACAGAACAATCAGAGACTTCACAGTGTGCTGACGCTGAACAACAACCACAATATCTGTGACCAAGATGCCGAGGGGCAATGGAAGTCATCTCTTTCATACTCCAAAACCGATAAAACCAATGAGTTTCCTGAACAAAAACCTCAGGCATGTACAAATGAGACCGTCACAGACAATCCGCTTATTGAAAACTTAATTCTGGAAGCAGTAAGTGTGGAAATAAGAAAGGCTGAGGATAGTCCATCTTGTGATGTCAGTCTATCTGAGATAGATGAGAAGTCAGAAGCAGTTTCGTTTCATAGTGAAGCGCTCGCTTGGTCTGAAGAAGAAAGGGACTGTCTCGATGAGGAGAAGATTGAAGCAGCTCAAGCAAGTAGTTGCTCTTTAGTTTTTGCAGAAAAGTACACTGTGGTACCAGACGATTCTCATCCTTATTTGAACAATAAACAGGAAGGACGCTGTACACCGCCATGTTACGAAAGACAAGCGACTGTAGAGTCGACGCTGTCAGAAATTCTCTCTCCTGTAGATGAGGTTTTGTCTTACGGAAGTGCAGAACTCCCTCCATCCGTTAAAGGAGGAGCCGCATCAGGTCTTGACAGCTATGgttgtcctcctcctcctcctcctgccttTGAGATTATTacatggaccagtgaggagGAACTTCCAGCTCCACCTGATTCTGTAGACGATCTCTCAATTAACAGCGAGAACCTCCCTCCTCTCCCTGTGGACTTCTCTCTGAAAAGAAAAGAGTCTCAGAGTCTAGACTCTAACAGTCTGAGGGAAAAGGAGGTAAACGATGATACGAATGGAGCTCTGTGTGAGGATGCAGAGGAAAACGACTGTTCAGAGTACACTGGCTCACTTCCTGAAGATGCGAGAAATGAATTCTCGGATCCATTGTCCTCCTTTCAAATTGGAGACAGAGTTCTTGTGTGTAACTCTAGACCGGGTGTGCTGAAATATAAAGGCCTCACGGTGTTTGCCAATGGGTTTTGGGCTGGTGTTGCTTTGGACACTCCTAATGGAAACCACAATGGAACTTTTAGAGGTGTGAAGTACTTCAGCTGCAACAAAAGCCACGGTGTCCTAGTAAGAGCCGAGGACATCGCTCACATACACAGAGAACATAGTAGTGATGTAGAGACTGGGGTGGATGAAGATCCCTTCTCAGATGAGGAGCAGCCTAGGGCAAAGAGAGATAAACAACAGAAGGACACATCGTCGGCAGATGGACAAAGAGGACATCAACTTAGTCAGTATCCTCCTAGAGATGAGACCATACCTACAAACAGCACACGCACACGACAAAAAGAACCTCAGGAAGACATGTCAGATGGAGCAAGAAACCTTTCACATGCCTTTGAAATGCCCTCAACAAGA ACCGACTTTGAGCTCCATCATAATGAGCTCCATCAAAACAGGCATCATGAGGATGCTAAGCTGACAGAAGAGCTGGATAAAGATGGAGTTCACTGTGCTCAGGATAATAGAAAGAGACAAAGGATTAAAGCATTGCACGACAATCACTCTACAGATACT GAAGTCAGAAAAGGTGAGGATGGTCATTTTATGCCATGTGTCTTGGATCAGTGGCATCAGGCCCAACCCGACACGCCACCAAAGATAAAAGTTCCGCCCCACGAAGACAGCATTGTGTACAGATTAGTGGACGCTGCAGTGGAGATTCTGTGTGGCCAAGCAAATGAAGACACTCTCGACCTTTATGAAACACCAAGCTATTTATTAGACGACGATAGTCGCAAACGTTATCGGAAG GTGATTTTTCAGTTAACATCTGATGTACTTCATGAGATTTGGGGTGATCTGTTAAGGACAAAACAATCTGCCCAGAATATAGATGATCAATCTGTGATCTCAGCTCTGCGATCCAGTCAAATTTCAGTCACATTTTTAAAG GCTGCCGTGAGAAAAGAGATACAGAAAATTCTGAATTTAGAGCGAAGCGAGCAACAGATGACAGAGATGCTCCAAAAACTGTGCAAATACTGGTACGCCAAGCGAGACAGAGTGGACTTTATactg ATTCAGGAACTTCATAACGAGGAAAGACCGTGGCTAGACTACAGTGCTGACCAGTACACTGTGAAAATGCATCTGACTGAGGAGATTTTTAGTCTTCTTTTGGATGACACAATATTAGCTCTAAATCGTATGCACTTTTCAACTTAA
- the LOC131540142 gene encoding centrosome-associated protein 350 isoform X4, giving the protein MSHCQKFPQDDTLSPKLDSLSCAELLKKNLPTSKALHSLRMKIQQQKLRREISTPAPGEKDRQHLTRKICRVSNKEAKASPGTGGVIRLAVRKNTVNADYQRSDLRAEHSTYISAWRNAQGLVKLILNSPCSAVSQAERVSIKDQRDWSNKKASQQLVVLNAQTNSSNQMKKDENSSKKHPSPLRSQAQVLYSPASGKTFISHAASSYPVKAVPLANRNHCSQNSTSEVFAKNCDIAKTTEPLVAGKENESQMKSNRQPRHNIQELREYMHHQAVERRRKVLQMRKEAQREDERKQRNMHEVIKKQRQVLHRAKREQQQEYKNRGSSEEKKRCAHVADTTEEQLSVFPRQNQSVTVAEQVDQGSGTLGEAGSPVSAADAKWAQNALATHRHREEALRKTISALDTHMADEAAWLRITDHKVALRQSQPAGQGICGAKSRETLSDHVSLDTDKETNHRQERVSIKKEIKDEKYGVDMGLCAADCRPQIDQTEKGQEEQSDSSESTDSTSKWSELSELYSQRLLSHLSLAQSQQFLREEELRARQYSALFRLREKALWEKTQAELDWLEHSVNHGTAQDDILAFTELKQKQEEVIHRFQQEQAEIHYWRNMYRSGRHQRRLLLHHQRDILHIKQSAIRLRQALQIQTLPNKNGITKPENTSSYMEEEGVMQPGIKPDTRSTDKAPREEGSLLGKAGLRRLLSSDEVWTLGRKRNQVEFVPAEQDILQVAESNNPPASPSHRYSRQNQASLHLISPERISKTEGGSTSCQRDSVKALKSGPEVNEQDTQKKVQGLYEDTCTLKRERLQHPSEVPMKPVLNIHHFTLNREPHSDSLRAPIVSSLSSDKKDDLRLDPKKSHLKPKEQEDIKTTNVVHGSTTADTTALNVQNNQRLHSVLTLNNNHNICDQDAEGQWKSSLSYSKTDKTNEFPEQKPQACTNETVTDNPLIENLILEAVSVEIRKAEDSPSCDVSLSEIDEKSEAVSFHSEALAWSEEERDCLDEEKIEAAQASSCSLVFAEKYTVVPDDSHPYLNNKQEGRCTPPCYERQATVESTLSEILSPVDEVLSYGSAELPPSVKGGAASGLDSYGCPPPPPPAFEIITWTSEEELPAPPDSVDDLSINSENLPPLPVDFSLKRKESQSLDSNSLREKEVNDDTNGALCEDAEENDCSEYTGSLPEDARNEFSDPLSSFQIGDRVLVCNSRPGVLKYKGLTVFANGFWAGVALDTPNGNHNGTFRGVKYFSCNKSHGVLVRAEDIAHIHREHSSDVETGVDEDPFSDEEQPRAKRDKQQKDTSSADGQRGHQLSQYPPRDETIPTNSTRTRQKEPQEDMSDGARNLSHAFEMPSTRQISILE; this is encoded by the exons ATGAGTCATTGCCAAAAGTTTCCACAAGATGACACTCTTTCGCCAAAATTAGACTCACTATCTTGTGCAGAGCTTTTGAAGAAAAATTTACCTACATCCAAAGCCTTACACAGTCTACGAATGAAGATCCAGCAACAGAAACTGAGGAGAGAAATTTCAACTCCAGCACCTGGGGAGAAAGATCGACAACATCTTACCAGAAAAATTTGCAGGGTGTCAAACAAAG AAGCAAAAGCATCACCAGGTACAGGTGGAGTAATTAGATTGGCTGTGAGGAAAAACACTGTAAACGCCGACTACCAAAGATCTGATCTCCGAG CAGAGCATTCTACGTACATATCCGCCTGGAGGAATGCCCAAGGGCTTGTGAAACTAATTTTGAACTCACCTTGCAGTGCTGTTTCGCAGGCTGAAAGAGTCAGCATTAAGG ATCAGAGAGACTGGTCAAACAAGAAGGCTTCTCAACAATTAGTTGTTTTGAATGCTCAAACAAATAGTTCAAACCAAATGAAAAAGGATGAGAATTCATCTAAGAAGCATCCCAGCCCCTTGAGATCTCAAGCTCAAGTCTTGTATTCTCCAGCATCTGGAAAGACTTTCATAAGCCATGCAGCTTCTTCATACCCGGTCAAAGCAGTTCCATTGGCAAACAGAAATCATTGCTCTCAAAATTCCACCTCAGAAGTATTTGCTAAAAACTGCGACATTGCAAAGACAACAGAACCACTAGTTGCAGGTAAAGAAAATGAAAGCCAAATGAAATCAAACAGGCAGCCTAGACATAATATCCAAGAGCTGCGGGAATATATGCATCACCAGGCCGTTGAGAGAAGGAGAAAGGTGCTGCAAATGAGGAAAGAAGCACAGCGAGAGGACGAGAGGAAGCAAAGGAATATGCATGAAGTAATTAAGAAGCAAAGGCAAGTGCTCCACAGGGCCAAGAGAGAACAGCAACAGGAGTACAAG AACAGAGGCAGTTCCGAGGAGAAGAAGAGATGTGCTCATGTAGCTGACACAACTGAAGAACAATTGTCTGTCTTTCCTAGACAGAACCAAAGTGTGACAGT AGCTGAGCAGGTGGATCAGGGCTCAGGCACACTGGGTGAAGCTGGCAGTCCTGTGAGTGCAGCTGATGCAAAGTGGGCTCAAAACGCTCTGGCAactcacagacacagagaggAGGCTCTCAGGAAGACAATCAGTGCTCTAGATACACACATGGCCGATGAGGCAGCCTGGCTGCGAATCACAGACCACAAAGTGGCTCTAAGACAGTCACAACCCGCTGGACAGGGCATCTGTGGAGCCAAATCAAGGGAAACTTTGTCTGACCATGTATCTCTGGATACAGACAAAGAGACAAACCACAGACAAGAAAGAGTGtcaattaaaaaagaaattaaagatgaaaaataTGGAGTGG ataTGGGACTGTGTGCTGCAGATTGTAGACCACAGATTGACCAGACAGAAAAAGGACAGGAGGAGCAAAGTGACAGCAGTGAGAGCACTGACTCCACAAGCAAG TGGAGTGAGCTGAGCGAGTTGTACAGCCAGCGCCTCCTCAGTCACCTCTCCCTGGCCCAGAGCCAGCAGTTCCTGAGGGAAGAGGAGCTGAGGGCACGCCAGTACAGCGCACTCTTCAGGCTCAGGGAGAAAGCGCTCTGGGAGAAGACCCAAGCTGAGCTTGACTGGTTGGAGCATAGCGTAAA TCATGGAACAGCACAAGATGATATACTTGCTTTCACGGAACTCAAGCAGAAGCAGGAGGAAGTAATTCACAGATTCCAACAAGAGCAG GCAGAGATCCACTATTGGCGAAACATGTACAGATCAGGCCGGCACCAGAGACGGTTGCTTCTCCACCATCAGAGAGACATTCTTCATATCAAACAGTCAGCTATTCGCTTAAGACAAGCGCTGCAAATACAGACTCTGCCAAATAAGAATGGAATCACCAAGCCAGAGAACACTTCCAGTTATATG GAGGAAGAAGGTGTTATGCAACCTGGGATTAAGCCAGATACTAGAAGCACAGATAAAGCACCAAGAGAGGAAGGGAG CTTGTTGGGTAAGGCAGGTTTGAGGAGGCTGTTGTCATCAGATGAAGTGTGGACTTTAGGAAGGAAGAGGAACCAAGTGGAATTCGTCCCGGCCGAGCAGGATATTCTGCAAGTCGCAGAATCAAACAATCCTCCAGCCAGTCCCTCTCACAGGTACAGCCGACAGAACCAGGCTTCTCTTCACCTTATCAGTCCAGAAAGAATCAGCAAGACTGAAGGTGGAAGCACTTCATGTCAGCGTGACTCTGTGAAGGCTCTGAAATCAGGACCTGAAGTTAATG AACAAGACACTCAGAAGAAGGTACAAGGGCTTTACGAGGACACCTGCACACTCAAGAGAGAAAGACTGCAACATCCATCTGAAGTGCCAATGAAGCCGGTTTTAAATATCCATCATTTCACACTCAACCGTGAGCCTCACTCAGATTCACTCCGAGCCCCAATAGTGTCCAGTTTGTCATCTGACAAAAAAGATGATCTCCGATTGGACCCTAAGAAGAGCCATCTTAAACCCAAGGAGCAAGAAGACATAAAGACGACAAACGTGGTCCATGGCAGCACAACAGCAGATACCACAGCTCTAAATGTACAGAACAATCAGAGACTTCACAGTGTGCTGACGCTGAACAACAACCACAATATCTGTGACCAAGATGCCGAGGGGCAATGGAAGTCATCTCTTTCATACTCCAAAACCGATAAAACCAATGAGTTTCCTGAACAAAAACCTCAGGCATGTACAAATGAGACCGTCACAGACAATCCGCTTATTGAAAACTTAATTCTGGAAGCAGTAAGTGTGGAAATAAGAAAGGCTGAGGATAGTCCATCTTGTGATGTCAGTCTATCTGAGATAGATGAGAAGTCAGAAGCAGTTTCGTTTCATAGTGAAGCGCTCGCTTGGTCTGAAGAAGAAAGGGACTGTCTCGATGAGGAGAAGATTGAAGCAGCTCAAGCAAGTAGTTGCTCTTTAGTTTTTGCAGAAAAGTACACTGTGGTACCAGACGATTCTCATCCTTATTTGAACAATAAACAGGAAGGACGCTGTACACCGCCATGTTACGAAAGACAAGCGACTGTAGAGTCGACGCTGTCAGAAATTCTCTCTCCTGTAGATGAGGTTTTGTCTTACGGAAGTGCAGAACTCCCTCCATCCGTTAAAGGAGGAGCCGCATCAGGTCTTGACAGCTATGgttgtcctcctcctcctcctcctgccttTGAGATTATTacatggaccagtgaggagGAACTTCCAGCTCCACCTGATTCTGTAGACGATCTCTCAATTAACAGCGAGAACCTCCCTCCTCTCCCTGTGGACTTCTCTCTGAAAAGAAAAGAGTCTCAGAGTCTAGACTCTAACAGTCTGAGGGAAAAGGAGGTAAACGATGATACGAATGGAGCTCTGTGTGAGGATGCAGAGGAAAACGACTGTTCAGAGTACACTGGCTCACTTCCTGAAGATGCGAGAAATGAATTCTCGGATCCATTGTCCTCCTTTCAAATTGGAGACAGAGTTCTTGTGTGTAACTCTAGACCGGGTGTGCTGAAATATAAAGGCCTCACGGTGTTTGCCAATGGGTTTTGGGCTGGTGTTGCTTTGGACACTCCTAATGGAAACCACAATGGAACTTTTAGAGGTGTGAAGTACTTCAGCTGCAACAAAAGCCACGGTGTCCTAGTAAGAGCCGAGGACATCGCTCACATACACAGAGAACATAGTAGTGATGTAGAGACTGGGGTGGATGAAGATCCCTTCTCAGATGAGGAGCAGCCTAGGGCAAAGAGAGATAAACAACAGAAGGACACATCGTCGGCAGATGGACAAAGAGGACATCAACTTAGTCAGTATCCTCCTAGAGATGAGACCATACCTACAAACAGCACACGCACACGACAAAAAGAACCTCAGGAAGACATGTCAGATGGAGCAAGAAACCTTTCACATGCCTTTGAAATGCCCTCAACAAGA caaatcagcatattagaatga